A genomic region of uncultured Paludibaculum sp. contains the following coding sequences:
- a CDS encoding SAM-dependent methyltransferase codes for MTPAGLAIAEEIRDRGPILFSRFMEIALYHPQHGYYRRARRDRGADPFGIHGDFYTATQLQPVFGRLIASLCEQWKSRLGARDGFRVVEWGAGRGEMAEHLQAFHYSAVDVDGGDVPPAFEGVVFCNELFDALPVDAARVRDGEARMMRVDYDSQRFAWIEGEALTGPWQAYAVNLRARIAELREEPEVWLELPIHVAPLLARMTQPLQRGFVLAIDYGYTEREIVRFPRGTLMAYRRHQALEDVLANPGEQDITAHVPFTYLEQAAQSLGLIVSPLRTLTQVLMSAGEPDQFASALQAPDEASALRLRMQLKSLLFGMGETFRCLVLEKPE; via the coding sequence ATGACACCCGCTGGACTCGCAATTGCCGAGGAGATCCGCGACCGGGGCCCCATCCTCTTCTCGCGGTTCATGGAGATCGCCCTCTACCATCCGCAACACGGCTACTATCGCCGCGCACGCCGTGACCGGGGTGCCGATCCCTTCGGCATTCATGGCGACTTCTACACCGCCACGCAGCTGCAGCCCGTCTTCGGCCGTCTCATCGCCTCGCTTTGCGAGCAGTGGAAGAGCCGGCTCGGCGCCCGCGACGGCTTTCGTGTCGTAGAGTGGGGCGCCGGGCGCGGTGAAATGGCCGAGCATCTTCAGGCCTTCCACTACAGCGCCGTCGATGTCGATGGTGGCGACGTGCCGCCCGCGTTCGAAGGTGTGGTCTTCTGCAATGAACTCTTCGACGCCTTGCCCGTCGATGCTGCCCGCGTGCGGGATGGAGAGGCACGCATGATGCGCGTGGACTACGACAGCCAGCGCTTCGCCTGGATCGAAGGGGAGGCCCTCACAGGCCCGTGGCAGGCCTATGCCGTCAATCTCCGTGCACGCATTGCGGAGCTGCGGGAGGAACCCGAGGTCTGGCTCGAACTACCCATCCACGTGGCGCCGTTGCTGGCCCGCATGACGCAACCTCTCCAGCGCGGCTTCGTGCTTGCCATCGACTACGGCTATACGGAGCGGGAAATCGTACGTTTCCCGCGCGGCACTCTGATGGCCTATCGGCGCCATCAGGCACTGGAGGATGTGCTCGCGAATCCTGGTGAGCAGGACATCACCGCGCATGTGCCCTTCACCTATCTGGAGCAGGCCGCGCAGTCGCTCGGACTCATAGTGTCACCGCTGCGCACGCTCACTCAGGTGCTCATGTCGGCTGGCGAGCCCGATCAGTTCGCATCGGCGCTGCAAGCCCCCGATGAGGCCTCCGCACTGCGCCTGCGCATGCAGCTGAAGAGCCTGTTATTCGGCATGGGCGAGACGTTTCGATGCCTGGTACTGGAGAAGCCGGAGTGA
- a CDS encoding septal ring lytic transglycosylase RlpA family protein, whose protein sequence is MRRDAALFCSCALLALAGCSKHAHHARTPAAPAPGWTELGIASWYGNPYHGRPTSSGEIYDMEQMTAAHRTLPFGAVVRVTNLTNNKKVEVRINDRGPFAAGRTVDLSRAAARSINMIGPGTARVRLELLSYAGTPATTATYTVQLERFFTEREGNKARKNLMKKYQSVDLIERPTTPGSYLVRVGRTSTQEEAQSIADDVGRDLGVGYVVRLESRSHQ, encoded by the coding sequence ATGCGTCGCGACGCCGCTCTCTTCTGTTCCTGCGCGCTTCTCGCGCTAGCCGGCTGTTCGAAGCACGCGCACCACGCGCGCACGCCCGCCGCACCTGCGCCCGGATGGACCGAACTCGGCATCGCAAGCTGGTATGGCAACCCCTATCACGGTCGTCCGACGTCCAGCGGTGAGATCTACGACATGGAGCAGATGACCGCCGCGCATCGCACGTTGCCCTTCGGCGCCGTCGTTCGCGTCACCAATCTCACCAACAATAAGAAGGTGGAGGTACGCATCAACGACCGTGGCCCTTTCGCCGCCGGCCGCACCGTCGACCTCTCGCGCGCGGCCGCGCGCAGCATCAACATGATCGGTCCCGGCACCGCGCGCGTGCGCCTCGAACTCCTCTCCTACGCCGGAACACCGGCCACCACCGCGACCTACACGGTTCAGCTCGAACGCTTCTTCACTGAGCGCGAAGGCAACAAGGCCCGCAAGAATCTCATGAAGAAATACCAATCAGTCGACCTCATCGAGCGCCCCACAACCCCTGGCAGCTATCTCGTCCGTGTCGGCCGAACCTCCACGCAGGAAGAGGCCCAGTCCATCGCCGACGACGTCGGCAGGGACCTCGGCGTCGGCTACGTCGTACGCCTCGAATCCAGATCTCACCAGTAG
- a CDS encoding sigma-54 dependent transcriptional regulator, with translation MSARLEQYTETPDWMIADSSQKNYELVGQSARLRQVLRLAAKLGKGHWPVLLLGETGTGKELVARTIHRNSPSGPFVTIDCSAMVGPLMESELFGHAKGAFTGAHAQKIGLIEQADGGTAFFDEIGELPLDLQSKLLRVLQEKEFRPVGSLQVRKSSFRIVAATNRDLAEEVQKGTFRQDLYYRLNVVTLRLAPLRERKDDLPSLIAHFLGNYGNGHQLTGELLELMMSYDWPGNVRELENCIQHMVAVNSGPLLHSADAPSNLLNFGQKRRFAASGASSVASNLAILPTHGSPSPSDSPESSFVMPVLPLSEMERRAIIQALQYTKGDRVMAAHLLGIGRTTLYRKLKEYGIQD, from the coding sequence ATGTCAGCTCGGCTCGAACAGTACACGGAGACGCCAGACTGGATGATCGCTGATTCATCTCAGAAGAACTACGAGTTGGTGGGCCAGTCCGCGCGTCTGCGGCAGGTTCTACGGCTCGCGGCCAAGCTGGGCAAGGGGCATTGGCCCGTGCTCCTGTTGGGTGAGACAGGCACCGGCAAAGAGCTTGTCGCCCGCACCATCCACCGCAACTCCCCCAGCGGCCCCTTCGTCACCATCGATTGCTCCGCCATGGTGGGCCCGCTCATGGAAAGCGAGCTCTTCGGCCACGCCAAAGGAGCCTTTACAGGCGCTCATGCGCAGAAGATCGGCCTCATTGAGCAGGCCGACGGTGGCACCGCCTTCTTCGACGAGATCGGCGAACTGCCGCTCGATCTGCAATCCAAACTGCTGCGGGTCCTTCAGGAGAAGGAGTTTCGCCCCGTTGGGTCGCTGCAGGTCCGCAAGTCCAGCTTCCGTATTGTGGCCGCGACCAATCGCGATCTAGCCGAAGAGGTACAGAAGGGCACCTTCCGCCAGGACCTCTACTACCGTCTCAACGTAGTCACCCTGCGTCTGGCGCCGCTCCGCGAACGCAAGGACGATTTGCCGTCCCTCATCGCCCACTTCCTCGGGAACTATGGCAACGGGCATCAGCTTACCGGCGAACTGCTGGAGCTCATGATGTCCTACGACTGGCCAGGCAACGTACGCGAACTGGAGAACTGCATTCAGCACATGGTGGCCGTTAACAGCGGGCCTCTATTGCACTCCGCCGATGCCCCTTCCAATCTCCTGAACTTCGGTCAGAAGCGCCGCTTTGCCGCCTCGGGCGCTTCCTCCGTGGCCAGCAATCTCGCCATCCTCCCCACACACGGATCGCCCAGCCCCTCGGACTCGCCGGAGTCCAGCTTCGTCATGCCGGTGTTGCCCCTGTCCGAGATGGAGAGGCGCGCCATCATTCAGGCTCTGCAATACACTAAGGGTGATCGCGTGATGGCCGCTCACCTTCTTGGCATCGGCCGTACCACTCTCTATCGCAAGCTCAAAGAGTACGGGATTCAGGATTGA
- a CDS encoding glycosyltransferase family 1 protein, giving the protein MTIALDATYSLGQNLSGVGVYSREILFGLAAAHPDTRFHWCYRPHRFLRGRKEALPANVRAVPLFDSLPWFRGGLFHGLNQRLPSHGLRRAVCTFHDLFVMTSEYSTPEFRARFTTQAREAAQRADLIICVSRFTADQVRGLLDVPEERLRVIPHGTHSPAAIDDSARGPVILHVGALQLRKNLIRLIAAFERHAPPPWKMILAGSDGYGSDAIHRRIAASPASDRIETPGWVGNEQLADLYRRASLFAFPSLDEGFGIPVLEAMAHGLPVISSNRSALPEACGDAALLVDPLDEEAIGSALSTLIEDEALRTKMVQAGRARAAEYSWRRAVDLTWQVYGELSGR; this is encoded by the coding sequence TTGACAATCGCTCTCGACGCCACTTACAGCCTGGGGCAGAACCTGTCCGGGGTCGGCGTCTACAGTCGAGAGATCCTGTTCGGTCTCGCCGCCGCCCATCCGGATACGCGCTTCCACTGGTGCTACCGGCCTCACCGCTTCCTGCGCGGACGCAAGGAAGCTCTGCCCGCTAACGTGCGCGCGGTTCCGCTCTTCGATAGTCTGCCGTGGTTCCGCGGCGGCCTCTTCCATGGCCTCAACCAACGCCTGCCCAGTCACGGACTGCGCCGCGCGGTCTGCACCTTTCACGACCTGTTCGTCATGACCTCGGAATACTCGACGCCCGAGTTTCGCGCCCGCTTCACCACCCAGGCTCGCGAGGCCGCCCAACGCGCCGACCTCATCATCTGCGTCTCTCGCTTTACGGCCGATCAGGTGCGCGGGTTGCTGGACGTGCCGGAAGAACGGCTGCGCGTCATTCCACATGGAACTCATTCACCCGCCGCCATTGACGATTCGGCGCGCGGCCCAGTAATCCTCCACGTCGGTGCCCTACAACTGCGCAAGAATCTCATCCGCCTCATCGCGGCCTTCGAGCGCCACGCGCCGCCGCCGTGGAAGATGATCCTCGCCGGCTCGGACGGCTACGGATCGGATGCCATCCACCGGCGCATTGCCGCGAGTCCCGCGAGCGACCGCATCGAAACGCCCGGCTGGGTCGGCAACGAACAACTCGCCGACCTCTACCGCCGCGCCTCGCTCTTCGCGTTCCCGTCCCTGGACGAAGGCTTTGGTATTCCGGTGCTGGAGGCGATGGCGCACGGCCTGCCCGTCATCTCCTCCAATCGTTCAGCCCTGCCGGAAGCCTGCGGAGACGCGGCGCTGCTCGTCGATCCTCTGGACGAAGAGGCGATTGGGTCGGCGCTGAGCACCCTCATTGAGGACGAAGCGTTACGCACAAAGATGGTGCAAGCCGGCCGCGCGAGAGCGGCGGAATACTCCTGGCGGCGGGCGGTCGACCTGACATGGCAAGTCTATGGGGAGTTGTCGGGCAGGTAG
- a CDS encoding tetratricopeptide repeat protein: protein MSDLQLLPAGWTKAAMVGLLTVCGTFGAFAQKTGGTGSSGSSGSPGGTTAPSIPSRTPTNPTQGTIGQGTSTPSMMDIQRPIYLSGRLMMDDGNPPPETVMMMLVCNGQPRPQGYSDLKGRFSISLGQNQSMFADASIGNPDDAVGSGAWAKRSQPGGARNGLSERELMGCEFRADLPGFRSDVVQLSGRRLLDNPEVGTIVLHRMANVQGFTYSLTTASAPKDARKAYEKGLDLMKKKKFPEAEAQLQKAVDTYPKYALAWYELGNSLMGQKKNDDAQKAYEQSISADGKFVKPHLQMMQLSLGSRNWQLIADRSDDVLKLDPYTYSQAWFVNAAAKYNLKKLDEAEKSAREAVKLDTEHHNPRSAQLLGAILADKGDYPGALEQMRGYLSFAPNAPDVESVRKQVAELERVTGVKATAQGAPAAAPDKQ, encoded by the coding sequence ATGAGTGATCTTCAATTGCTTCCGGCCGGGTGGACAAAGGCCGCGATGGTGGGTCTCCTGACAGTCTGCGGGACGTTTGGCGCGTTCGCGCAGAAGACAGGCGGTACTGGATCTTCGGGCTCGTCGGGCTCGCCCGGCGGAACAACCGCGCCTTCGATACCCAGCCGCACTCCAACGAATCCGACGCAGGGCACGATCGGCCAAGGCACTTCCACGCCCTCGATGATGGATATCCAACGGCCCATCTACCTCAGCGGCAGGCTGATGATGGACGACGGCAACCCGCCGCCGGAGACCGTCATGATGATGCTGGTGTGCAACGGACAGCCCCGGCCGCAGGGCTACTCGGACCTGAAGGGCCGGTTCAGCATCTCGTTGGGGCAGAACCAGTCAATGTTTGCCGATGCCAGCATAGGCAATCCGGACGACGCCGTTGGAAGTGGTGCGTGGGCGAAACGCAGCCAGCCGGGCGGTGCGCGGAATGGCCTGTCGGAGCGGGAGTTGATGGGTTGCGAGTTCAGGGCCGACCTGCCAGGCTTCCGCAGTGACGTAGTGCAGTTGTCCGGGCGGCGCCTGTTGGACAATCCGGAGGTCGGGACCATCGTCCTGCATCGCATGGCCAACGTGCAGGGCTTCACCTACAGCCTGACGACGGCCAGCGCCCCAAAGGATGCCCGGAAGGCCTATGAGAAGGGTCTGGACCTGATGAAGAAGAAGAAGTTCCCCGAGGCCGAGGCGCAGTTGCAGAAGGCCGTGGACACGTATCCGAAGTACGCGCTGGCCTGGTATGAGCTCGGCAACAGCCTGATGGGGCAGAAGAAGAACGACGACGCGCAAAAGGCCTATGAACAGTCGATCAGCGCGGACGGTAAGTTCGTCAAGCCGCATCTGCAGATGATGCAGCTCTCGCTGGGCAGCAGGAACTGGCAGTTGATTGCCGATCGTAGTGACGATGTCCTGAAATTGGATCCATACACCTACTCGCAGGCATGGTTCGTCAACGCGGCCGCCAAGTACAACCTGAAGAAGCTGGACGAGGCGGAGAAGAGCGCGCGCGAGGCGGTGAAACTGGACACGGAGCACCACAATCCCAGGTCGGCTCAACTGTTGGGGGCGATTCTGGCGGACAAGGGCGACTATCCGGGTGCGCTGGAGCAGATGAGGGGCTATCTGAGCTTCGCGCCGAACGCGCCGGATGTGGAGTCGGTGAGGAAGCAGGTTGCCGAACTGGAGCGTGTCACTGGTGTGAAGGCCACAGCGCAGGGTGCCCCGGCAGCCGCGCCTGACAAGCAGTAA
- a CDS encoding helix-turn-helix transcriptional regulator, with protein MAKQRSKAAYMISAVADKYGVHPQTLRMYEREGLLKPSRSDGNTRLYTDDDLVRLEVILELTRELGVNLAGVEIILNMREKMSAMQTQIEQFVASLNVEITRNMRPIEPEQRNSLMRVVRVETPPPAPVKKRNRSV; from the coding sequence GTGGCCAAGCAACGATCCAAAGCCGCATACATGATCTCGGCCGTCGCCGATAAGTACGGCGTCCATCCCCAGACCCTGAGGATGTACGAACGGGAAGGGTTGCTTAAACCCTCCCGGTCGGACGGCAACACTCGTCTCTATACCGATGACGATCTGGTACGGCTGGAAGTGATCCTCGAACTCACCCGTGAGTTGGGCGTCAACCTGGCCGGCGTCGAGATCATCCTCAACATGCGCGAAAAAATGTCCGCAATGCAGACGCAAATCGAGCAGTTCGTGGCGTCGCTGAACGTGGAGATTACGCGCAACATGCGGCCCATCGAGCCGGAACAGAGGAACTCGCTCATGCGGGTGGTGCGAGTGGAGACGCCTCCACCCGCGCCGGTTAAGAAACGCAACCGCAGCGTTTAG